GATGAATACGGTAAGATTGTGATGAGTCATAATGTGAAGCGTCAAGTGAAGCAGTACTTTAAACAGTAATCTTTACAAAATCTTATAAAATCAAAACAGCATTTTCTGATATATATCATCAGGAGGTGCTGTTTTTTGATTCAGGCAATGAATAGCAATGGAGAATTAGTACAAGCACAGTTTGCAGCGCGTAATCAACATTATTATTGCCCGGTATGTCAGCAGAAGGTAGTGCTGAGAAGAGGGGATATGAAGATTCCTCATTTCTCGCATATTTCGACACACGATTGTTTCAGCAACGTCTACCGTAAAGAGTCGCTCAGACATCTGCAAGGAAAGTATATGCTTTACCGTATGTTCGGAGCGCATCAAGCATCTCTTGAATACTTTATCAGCGAGATTGAGCAGATTCCTGACATTCTGCTGAACGAAGGGGTTGCATTAGAACTTCAGCTGCCTGTAATTCCTGCACGGATAGTTGCAAGCAGGACAGCAGGCTATCAGTCGCTCGGTATGAAAGTGTGCTGGATTACCGATTATACGTCGCTTAAGTTAGAGGAAGATATACTCACATTGAATTATTTTCAGCAGTCATTGATCTATTATCCGTCACATACTTTGTTTGTCACAGATATTGCAAGGGAGACACTTTATGCACTGAAGATTCAGCAGGTGCTGGGCCGCTTTAAATATAAGGTAGTGCAGTTTACAGTGCATTCAAAGGGAGAGCTCTTTCATCATATGACGTATTCAGTTCTGAACTTGTCACATATGGTGATGAACGACAGAGACGTGCAGCAGCATATTAGAAACTGTATCGCGAAACGCTCTGTGTTAGAACCGACCTTAAGTGCACTTTACCAGCTGAATATTTGTAAGGACCATATCCCTTTGCATTATCGTATCATTCTGCCGGAGCAGATGCTGATGAATGCACATCCGATCTACTGGCAGCTGGAACTGGAACGTATGGTTCATCGTGATTTGTTTTCATTAGAAGCATTCAATTCGATACTGAATTTTCATCCTGTTGTGAAGTGTTATAGTCATGAACTTTCTTTATGCACCCACATTCTACAAAAATATTATCGGATATCGAAGCAAATACGTGCAAATTCTGCGGAAAAATGAGAAAATTAAGATAAATTTATTTTAGGAGGATATATATGTCAGAATTGATAACAAGAGATGAACAGAAACTAGAGAATACATGGGACTTAACTACAATCTTTGAAAGTGATGACGCATGGGAAAGTGCATTCAAGAAGCTTGAAGGATATCTTGGTAGAGAAGAAGAAATAAAAGGGAAAATCGGTGATAGTGCAGAAAACTTATTAGAAGCATTGCTGCTAGATACTGAAATCGATGAGCAGCTTGGCAAAGTGTATGTATATGCGCACTTAAAGCATGACCAGGATACATCAAATTCGAAGTATACAGCGCTGGAACAACGTGCCGCAAACTTAGCGAGTCAGTTCAGTGCACGCTGGAGCTTTATGCTGCCTGAACTGATGTCGATTGACGAAGCAACTTTAAAATCATATGTCGCTGAACTGGATGGCTTGAAACGCTTCGCATTCGATTTAGAGCGCATCAATAAGAAACGTCCGCACGTATTAAGTGAAAGCGAAGAGAAGATTCTTGCAGAAGCGTCTGAAGCATTATCTGCATCTACAAACACATTCGGTATGTTCAATAATGCCGACTTGAAATTTGATAACGTTAAGGATAAAGACGGGAACAGCTTACCATTATCTCATGGAAACTACATTACATATTTAGAATCAAACGACCGTGTGTTAAGAGAAAATGCATATAAAGAAGTGTATTCAAAGTATGGTCAGTTCAACAATACGTTAGCACAGACGTTAGCAGGTAAAGTGAAGGCAAGTGTATTTTCTAGTAAAGTACGAAACTACGAAAGCGCACGTGACCAGGCATTATCTAACAATGATATTCCAGAGTCCGTATATGATAATCTCGTACAGACAGTAAATGATAATCTGCACTTATTACATCGCTATACGAAGCTGCGTAAAGAATTGCTCGGATTAGATGAAATGCATATGTATGATATGTATACGCCAGTAATCCAGGATGAGAAGTTTGAAGTAACTT
Above is a window of Macrococcoides canis DNA encoding:
- a CDS encoding competence protein CoiA; this translates as MIQAMNSNGELVQAQFAARNQHYYCPVCQQKVVLRRGDMKIPHFSHISTHDCFSNVYRKESLRHLQGKYMLYRMFGAHQASLEYFISEIEQIPDILLNEGVALELQLPVIPARIVASRTAGYQSLGMKVCWITDYTSLKLEEDILTLNYFQQSLIYYPSHTLFVTDIARETLYALKIQQVLGRFKYKVVQFTVHSKGELFHHMTYSVLNLSHMVMNDRDVQQHIRNCIAKRSVLEPTLSALYQLNICKDHIPLHYRIILPEQMLMNAHPIYWQLELERMVHRDLFSLEAFNSILNFHPVVKCYSHELSLCTHILQKYYRISKQIRANSAEK
- the pepF gene encoding oligoendopeptidase F, which encodes MSELITRDEQKLENTWDLTTIFESDDAWESAFKKLEGYLGREEEIKGKIGDSAENLLEALLLDTEIDEQLGKVYVYAHLKHDQDTSNSKYTALEQRAANLASQFSARWSFMLPELMSIDEATLKSYVAELDGLKRFAFDLERINKKRPHVLSESEEKILAEASEALSASTNTFGMFNNADLKFDNVKDKDGNSLPLSHGNYITYLESNDRVLRENAYKEVYSKYGQFNNTLAQTLAGKVKASVFSSKVRNYESARDQALSNNDIPESVYDNLVQTVNDNLHLLHRYTKLRKELLGLDEMHMYDMYTPVIQDEKFEVTYEEAKEWMLKSLEPMGSEYTDVIKEGLTNRWVDVYENKGKRSGAYSSGTFGTNPFILMNWTDSVNNTFTLTHEFGHSAHSYFSRNNQPSNMSGYSIFVAEVASTCNEALLADYMYKNLDDDKKKLYLLNYQLDGFRGTVFRQTMFAEFEYLIHTLAEQNEPLTAERLNAEYRKLNEKYYGDAVITDDYIQYEWSRIPHFYYNYYVYQYATGYSAAYALSKKILEEGQPAVDKYINEFLKAGSSDYPIEVLKKAGVDMNEKTPIENACKVFEERLDAFEALIKARS